The Niallia circulans nucleotide sequence TGCTTTTGTAAAGCTTCCAACAAATGCTGTTGATTCTTCCAGCCAAAATACCGCTCTATTTGAGCATAGTCAAAGGTTTCATCAATGAGTGATAATAATGCACACCGTTTATTGCGCTCTGAACCCTCGATAAATATGCCTTTCCCAACCTTGGATTGTAAGGAGAGGTTGAAGCTTGTAAGAAGATTTCTTATGTCTTTAAGCTCCTGACTTAAAGTAGTTCTTCCAACATACATTTTTTCAGCTAATTCCTCCAAGGTCATAAATTGATGCGCGTTAAGGAGAATGATAATACACTGTTTTATTCTGCCTTTTTTTGTATTGATATCGAAATAAACGGGGGAAGTTACATTACTTTTTTTAAATTCGTGGAAATGGTGATGGTCCATTACATCAATGTAAAATCCTTTCCCACGCATATTTTTGATACTAAACCCATGATTCTTACCAACTTCATTCATCACCTTAATTTCCTTACGAACAGTTCTGTCAGAAATCGATAATAATTCGCCAATTTTTTCGCCATTAAATTTACACAGATTATCTTCTAAAAGGGTGAAAATTTTATTTTTCCGGTTGTCAGCAAACATGTTGAACTTCTCCTTTCCATGAAGGATTCGTTATCACAGCAAATGGACAAAATATCACTGCCCAGCACAATTTTTATGTAAATGAAAACTTCCACCCACTTTTTGTAGTAGGTGGAATGCTTCTATAATGGAATAGAGATGGTACAGAATTTATAGGGAGCTAACTCTTCTGTAATCTCTGCTTTCGTTAATTCATCTAACATCACAAAGCTCCCGTTTTCGACTAGTTCTTTTTCAATCGTTGATACTCTATCTATATAAGGATTAAAGAGCCGAACAATGAGATAATCCGTTTCTTCTGCTTTCTTAATTGTGCTAATAACAGAAGTCATTTTTGCAAAAGTAAACAGGCTGTAGTTTAACTGATTGGTTTTTTCTTCATCGCGATAAGCATAAATCATTCTTCCATTTAGAAAGTCAGAGAATTGGTAGTACGGAATGGGTGATAAATATTCCTTTGCCATTTTTGCAATATTCACTTCATCAAATGATTGGTTATTATTCATATAATAAGCGAATGTTGCCGTTAATTTACCAAGCAATTGGGCATCTGGGGTCTCAACAATACTTTCTCCAGATGCACGCCCTGGTCTGTAAAGTAGGTCCGTTTTCCCCATATGACTAAAGGTTCTAAATAAGGTTAATTGAATGGTGTCATATGAGTTTCCAACAATCTCATATTCTCTTACTCCTTCTGTGAAAATAGCAACAACAGAATTCTGATCATGTAAGGAAACAAAGCTTTGCATTGGTTCGATCGAAATCGGCGCCTCCTCCCACTTCTCCTCTTCCCAAATCTCCATTTCAGGTAAATAAACTGGTCTAGTAACCGTTCCAAATAACTGATCTGCAGTAGAGAATTGGCTGATAATGTCTGTATTAAATTGAACACAAAGTCGATGACTCAGTACTTGATTGTCGATATCAATCTCAAACCGAATCAATTCTTCATTTTTTCGGAGGCCAACTTTTGCGGTGATGATAAAGTCTCGGTTCGCAATCCCTTTTGCCCTATCCTCGAGATTGTATGGCACCTGCATTTTTAGTGTTATTTCAAGATGCTCCTCTACCTCAGAGGTAAAATAGTTTACACTTATTAATTCAGAATCTGTTGAATAGCTAACCAGATCCTTTCTAGGAGGAGAGTAATTATATGAGTCCCCATCATCCCCATTTTCAACGAAAATCATCTGGTTTTGATATTCTTTTCCGGATGCTTTGTCTAAAATCGTAAGTGTATTATTTGCAGCTGCTGAAATAGCATAATAGTCATTTTCAATTAAGGATTTAGTCGATTCTTTAAAGGTATTACTTGAATTTTCAAGGCTCTTATTCAATTCACCATCCAGCTCCAAATAAAAGCTATCATAGCCAAGGCCATTTAGATTTGTCACATGTATTAAAATTTCAGCTAAAAATACCTTTTCTGGTATATAGATCTCTTTGCTTGGATTCAATCGAATCGTTTGTTTTAACACATAATCGGTTAATTCAACTTTATTGAGAATAGCAAACGGCATGGTATTTCCATGATAATCTTTAATAACAAAGTTCTCTTCTGGAATATACAGCCCCACTTTAACGACTCCGGACCGTTGATATGGAAGCGGATTAAATAAAGTGAAATTCAAATGATGCTGATACGGTATTCTTTCCGTCACTAACCGCATATGTATATCCAAAAGGTTTTCCGCTTTTTCTTTCGCTAGCTTATAACGATACTTCACATCCTGATTCGTTGTATCACTATTACAGCCGCCAATACTATCATGAGCAGCATTTTCAAACATCAGCTTCCAGATTTCTTCAAGCTCTCTATGCGGGTACACATTTCCTAACGAAAAACTAATTGAAAGTACTGGCTCTAGGACATTTACCAAAAAATTTTCAATCTCATTGTTTGCTTGTTTTAAATCTGCTCTTGTCGAGAAAATAGACTTGTGCAGCCTACTATGCTTACCCTCCGTTAATTCACCTTTAATCACAGGAAGGTTTTCTACCTCTTGCTCAAGGGCATCAAAGAATTGCTCCGGTGATTGAAGAATATATTCTCGACGAGGATCCAACTCGTTAAATTTATTAATCATTTCAGGAAGATTCGTTCTAATAGGCGCCTGATCAAAGCCATTAGGAAAATACACGTTATTTGTTGAGGCTTTTTCTTCTAGCTTACCAACAAATTCGTCTAGGTAAGGGATGATATCTGCCTCTTCTTCCGGGATATTGCCACCATGGTAATATCCAAAAGGGATTTGCTCTGCCAGCATTTGGCTTCCGTCATCACCCTCCCAAATAAACTCAGTTTGTTTTAAGCGGTTATCCGCCACACCTCGCCAAAATAAAAACCGATTAATACCAAAGTTTTTGTAAATTTGCGGCATGTTTCCACCTTGACCGAATGCATCAGGCACATAACCAATTTCAAAGGAGTGTCCCAATTGCTTTGCATATTTAGTACCATAAAGCAGATTTCGTGCGACAGATTCCTGTGATATAACTAATTGGTCTGTTTGAGTATACCAAGGCCCCGTTAAAAGCCGCTTCTCCGCAACTAATTTTTCAAGTCTGTTTCTGTCCTCTGGCTGATATTTTAAATAGTCTTCGATAAGGGATGTCTGAGCATCCATCAAGTAATATTCAAAATCCTTATTGTTTTCCAATGTATCGAGAACCTCTCGAAGATGCTTTACTAAATAAACAGTTGATCTAGACGATGTAAAGTACCATTCTCTATCCCAATGAGTATGTGGAACTACATGGACTTTTGTTTTTTTCATTAGTACAAAACTCCTTATCTATAATTAGTGGATGCATACACTTCATACTTTTAAATAGTAGATTCCTGACTTGATAGATTATAAGCAGGAATCTACCCAATGAAAATTAATATTTAGTCAAAACTAATATCAAGCTCATCCAATTCTTCTTTTTGTTTATCAGCTTGTTTAGTTTCCAGCTCCTTGTCATCCCGGAAATTAACTAATAGATTTGAACCAATGCCAATAATAAAGGCACCAACTAAAATGCCAGCTAAATATGCCCAGCTACTGCCTACCGTGAAGAAGCCATAAACTCCACCAACCGGAGGCATAATTTCATGTACACCAAGCAGTACCGCAGTGGCTGCTCCTGCAGCACCAGCGACTACGTTTAAGGGTATCAGCTTTAATGGACTTTTTAATGTAAACGGAATCGCTCCCTCTGTAATACCAATGATCCCCATAACTAAGGACCCTTTACCTGACTCTAAAAGCTCTGGAGAGAAGTTTTTCCTTTTAAGCAATGTTGCAATCCCATAACCTAATGGCGGGATACAAATTGCAATATTCACTAAAATCGCAGGCAGGTATATGCCACTCATAAGCAGTGCATTACCAGCCATCCATGCCGCCTTGTTAACTGGTCCACCCATGTCAAAGGCAATCATGGCACCAAGCACCAATGCTAAAACAACATTATTAACATTACTTTGCGTCATTTCCGTAATCCAGTTTAATAAGGATGTATTAATCCAGCCTAACGGTCCACCTAAGACCAATGCCATTAAAATTCCTATCGCACCAACCGTAATTAATGGCAGGATAATTAATGGTACTGCACTTGCAAGTGAGCCACTAATAACAATCCGCTTTTTCACCCAATTTGTCAGCCACCCGGCAAAGAAACCAGCCACAACAGCCCCAATAAAACCAGCATTTGTTGAGCTAGCTAAGGCGCCACCGACAAGACCTGCTGCCAGCGCCGGCCTACCTCCAATGGAAAAGGCTATATAGCCTCCTAACACCAGGTTCAATAACCCGATTGCGGTCCAGCCAACTTGTTCAAATAAATATATATAATGAAGGAAACCACTTGCTTCAGCAAATTGACTTAAATCTGTATAACCAGCTGCAAAGCTTATGATTTTCGCAAGTGCTACAACTAAAGAACCAGCGATAATAACCGGAAGAACATACGAAATACCTGTCATTAAATGAGTTTTAAATGCATTGGCTTGTGATTTCATCTTCTTTCCTCCATAGCATTAGGATTGGTTTCTTTTTTCTAAAGCCTGAACAATTTTTTCAATAACAGCTTCCCCATGCGA carries:
- the mngB gene encoding mannosylglycerate hydrolase, translating into MKKTKVHVVPHTHWDREWYFTSSRSTVYLVKHLREVLDTLENNKDFEYYLMDAQTSLIEDYLKYQPEDRNRLEKLVAEKRLLTGPWYTQTDQLVISQESVARNLLYGTKYAKQLGHSFEIGYVPDAFGQGGNMPQIYKNFGINRFLFWRGVADNRLKQTEFIWEGDDGSQMLAEQIPFGYYHGGNIPEEEADIIPYLDEFVGKLEEKASTNNVYFPNGFDQAPIRTNLPEMINKFNELDPRREYILQSPEQFFDALEQEVENLPVIKGELTEGKHSRLHKSIFSTRADLKQANNEIENFLVNVLEPVLSISFSLGNVYPHRELEEIWKLMFENAAHDSIGGCNSDTTNQDVKYRYKLAKEKAENLLDIHMRLVTERIPYQHHLNFTLFNPLPYQRSGVVKVGLYIPEENFVIKDYHGNTMPFAILNKVELTDYVLKQTIRLNPSKEIYIPEKVFLAEILIHVTNLNGLGYDSFYLELDGELNKSLENSSNTFKESTKSLIENDYYAISAAANNTLTILDKASGKEYQNQMIFVENGDDGDSYNYSPPRKDLVSYSTDSELISVNYFTSEVEEHLEITLKMQVPYNLEDRAKGIANRDFIITAKVGLRKNEELIRFEIDIDNQVLSHRLCVQFNTDIISQFSTADQLFGTVTRPVYLPEMEIWEEEKWEEAPISIEPMQSFVSLHDQNSVVAIFTEGVREYEIVGNSYDTIQLTLFRTFSHMGKTDLLYRPGRASGESIVETPDAQLLGKLTATFAYYMNNNQSFDEVNIAKMAKEYLSPIPYYQFSDFLNGRMIYAYRDEEKTNQLNYSLFTFAKMTSVISTIKKAEETDYLIVRLFNPYIDRVSTIEKELVENGSFVMLDELTKAEITEELAPYKFCTISIPL
- a CDS encoding PTS fructose transporter subunit IIC, giving the protein MKSQANAFKTHLMTGISYVLPVIIAGSLVVALAKIISFAAGYTDLSQFAEASGFLHYIYLFEQVGWTAIGLLNLVLGGYIAFSIGGRPALAAGLVGGALASSTNAGFIGAVVAGFFAGWLTNWVKKRIVISGSLASAVPLIILPLITVGAIGILMALVLGGPLGWINTSLLNWITEMTQSNVNNVVLALVLGAMIAFDMGGPVNKAAWMAGNALLMSGIYLPAILVNIAICIPPLGYGIATLLKRKNFSPELLESGKGSLVMGIIGITEGAIPFTLKSPLKLIPLNVVAGAAGAATAVLLGVHEIMPPVGGVYGFFTVGSSWAYLAGILVGAFIIGIGSNLLVNFRDDKELETKQADKQKEELDELDISFD